The Chroicocephalus ridibundus chromosome 4, bChrRid1.1, whole genome shotgun sequence genome contains the following window.
taaacctcccctggtgtacctttaggccattttctcttgtcctgttgtttgttacttgggagaagacaccgacccccacctcactacaacctcctttcaggtagtcataGAGAGCattaaggtctcccctcagcctccttttctccaggctgaacaaccccagttccctcaggtgctcctcataagacttgttctccagacccctcaccagcttcgttccccttctctggactcactccagaatcttaatgcctttcttgtagtgaggggcccaaaactggacacagtatttgaggtggggcctcaccagtgccgagtacagggggaatGGAAGGGAAGATGCGAGACAGTAGCGGCGATGCCACACAGCAGTAGCTTCTCATTCATTGTGactattttgggggtttttttgttcttttttcttcttttttttacatgTACTTAACTCAATTTTCACAATGCAAGGTGAGTGACTTGCCTGTGAAGCTGGTACCACCTAAGAGACCGTGGTAGGTGGAAGTGGCTTTTTTAGCTGTGTCAAACAATACAAGGATGAATTTGGCCATAGCAGTGACCTATCAATGAGCATTGAAATCCAGTCTGGtttgtgagggaaaaaaaaccacaaaacaacaaagccAGAGCCCTTCAGTTTTCATCTCAGGCTGCAATTTAGCCAGAATCTTTGTAAGCGCACTGGAAATCAGGAACAAATGTATATGGTTCTTAAACTTAGGTTACCCAATCTAAGCAAAGTTAAAGTACTAAAATTAATGACGTTTACCATATACCACTTTACCTGTTATTACACTTCTGTTTACAGGGGACAGTGCAACACCATCTATCTTTTCTCATATTTCCTCTGGCAGCATTGTTTCTGGTGCAGTTATATCCAATAAGGTCCCCATTCACTCTGTCCCTACATTTTGATATTTAAGACATCCCTATAGCAATCATAATCCCATTTTGTATTTTAGATACTTgcttagaaaagtatttttaatgcaattatgaATTATGGGAATCTTTGGGAATCAAAactttgaaattactttttaaaaacaatggaaGTATTCTGGTTGTTTCACTCATTCTAATCCAAATTTTCTAAGTGCAAGCAAATGTGATCAGTACTATCACGGGAACTAGAGGGAGCTATgggtttcataaaaaaaaaaaaaaacaaaaacaaaacaacacaaaaaaacccaaaacccaaaaacaaccccaaatgcTGATGTTTTGACCGCTGAAGTGTTTCCTGGCTGTTCTGTAAAAAACCGCACCACACTAAGTTCATTAGGTTCTGCAGTGCAAACAACAGAGGCAGATGAACAGCAGCTAACCTGACATTTTCTTGTTCTATATCTCATTTAGCATCACATACCCCCAGAAGCAAGGGGACTACAGGGGGTTTatttaaaaggtctttttttctttctttctttttttaggagCTTGATTGCAGAACATAACCAGTAACTGGATTAATTTTGCACTAATGTCAACAATATTTCACATAAGGAATTCTTACCTTTTTGATAATGCTCGTCActgctgaaaatacagattttatcgATTCCCTGATCTCAAGGGCATTCAAGCACAGAAATATCTGATATATCCAGCCTCCTTGTGGTTAGttcataaggaaacaaaaaagattttatgTTACAATTGTCAATATAATTCCAAATAAATTCTTTTAAGATtgcaaatttgttttccttaaaattaagaAGCTTAACGCTTACCATTACTTGGAACATAGTTCTGGATGGCATCTGAGAAAGGCTTTGTGACGTCCAGTGGAGAGTCAACTGCTGAACTGTCCGTTTTTTCTTCAGAATGCACTGAAGGAATCGCTATTGCTTTTGAATGTTGATCACTGTCACGTTCACTGTCTACAGCTGCATTCATTTCATGTTCCTTCTCTGGTGTTTCTTCTAGTAGCTTTCTTCTGCCTATTCCTGCAAATAATTGTGAAGGGAAATCATGCTTATTTTCAGAAGATTCAGCTTATACATACCCACAGAGTTTTATAAGATATTAACCTCTACagagattttgatatttttattttcctcagcttAAAGCCAAACACTAGCGTGCTGCATTACAGTGAAACTGTGTTACAGATTTATGATTTAAGAAATACTTGTTCAAATAACGCTCTTAGAACAGAGTTTGGAGGATAGAGCTTTAAGTAAAACTGGTGTTGTAGTAAAGTAGTTAAAATCAGTGTTCAGGAAAAAATGTGCTTGGTTTTGATAGTCAGACAATAGATTCCCTGTTCAGGATTAGTAGGTCTCCTTCTTATATGCAAATACAAGAGGGGAAAGCTTTATggaaagaacaattaaaaatacCATGTAGGATTAAAGATTAACAACTTCCCACAAGATAACAAACTTCACGTGAAATACAAGAAACCACAGGCATGTTCATGCAGAAGTATTACTGAAGGCACCTAGCTGCCTCAATTTCAGTGACCTGGAGTAAATTTTCCTGAAGCCAATAAAATACCgctttcaaaaaaccccacagtttgcTTGcccatgtaggaaaaaaaaataatttacaaattgaTTAATGTTTTAATTCTGTGCTTCAAACCAGTACTGGCCAAAGATACACATCGCAAATAATCCAATATTCAAAAGTCAGAAAGAATAACTAGCTCTTAAACTGTTACCATTATCATAAATTCAGTATCATAAATCAGTCACTAACTACTATGAGTTAGGCTCGCTACCTCTTGATTTTAAATCACCAGAAGGAGACAGTGTAGTATCTGTTGTATTCTCTTCCTCAAACAGAGCATATTTTGTTCTTGCTAAATCACTGTTAGTGAAACATTAGTCCAGTACCTTTAGCTGCAGTTTGGGCTGCACACTTAATTGTTATAGCAGACAAAAGCTCTGGCAGCTGTAGAAGAACATTCcttttttccatacatttttccTGCCCAATGTTGAAATTGTGCCCCTTTTGTGGCAGATGCAATCATTGTTTCCTCTGCATAACATTGTTTTTATATGAGGAAGCTGTAATTTCGTTATGAATCTTCTCAAGTTGCTGGTGCAGCTGCATCAGTTTGCTTCCCTCAGAGATACTCTCAGGGTTGCTTAACGTCTTGTTTTGACATTAAATAAAATTGTTGGAATGTAATCAATGGTTTTGGTAAATCTGAGTGTTTATCATACAATATTTGCCTGGTTTTGCTTGGTTCTGGGGACATGAATGCTGTCTGCCCTGTTATGATTTTGtcaattttcctgttttcattgtATTCTgcagcagtattttttccaaaatgccaAGCTGTCCCTCCTCAAATTTATCTTGCATGATTTCATAATTTTCTGGACCTTCTACAGATTTAGTAGTATCTTTTTCTTGTTCAGATTCCTTTTAACTCCATCTCATTCTTCTGTGCAGTATTTAATTCTACTGGTCCTAGTGTCCATCCCTGTTttcatttgggtttatttttgacAAAACATGTAtcctcagactttttttttttcctacaggctTAATTGTTAGTTTTACcaaatatatttgcaaagaaCCCGGATGGTATGATAAAAATACTGCCTTTCTGttagaatataatttttattatttatatttctggACTTTGActctgattttcagatttttttttctttccctctcctatCTTGTTTTAGTATAGCagcaattaatttttcagtattatcCATTCTTTCAGTTACAGCAGTATCTTCTTTTTCAACGTATACTTTATCAGCCAGGTTTCTCAGTAATGCCAGGTTGCAGGATTTAAtcaatctgtttttttttaatagcagccCAGCTTTATATTTTTAGGGGTTTGGGAGACACTAagtaatgttttctgtttgtttgtttgttttctttaaaaattgtcttCTATTTTATAGGGCTGCTAGGGTAAAAGTTCATGTTCAGTCAGACTGATATCAcataactgattttatttttactaagttttctgtataatttttttttttacttggatgCTGAAGACTTTGGCATTACTGTTCCTTTTGAAGTTGTGTTTGATGATGCCTTCCAAAACTCAAGAGTCATTGTCTATATTTTTGTATCTTGCACTGTCATAACAGCTTGAATGGATGGGCCTAAATCTGATGATACAGAATAATCTTTCCTTTGTATCCCATGtggtttttatatttctttttaagatctgGATTAAGACTGCCCTCTAACCCATTTTCTGGTACCAGAAGCTCATGTTTGGAACATGAATTTTCCAGTGTTATTTCTGCTTCACCTTTCTGATGAGGTTGCACATTCATAGGAATTTGTTCAGTTTGTAGCTTCTCTCCTGGCAGGCTATCTGCAAGATCATCAAGTGTTGTCGTATCTTTTACTAATCTGCaagattttgttggttttcttttccctccactgCCCTGTTTGTTATGTTGCACTACCAGCTGAAAAGAAAGATCATTCTCTTTGGAGGTATCTGCATTACTGTTATCTGATTTGTTGTGTTTAACCTTCTGATTTGAGGTGCCTTCAGTTTCTTTTCCCCATAGTATTTTACCAAGGCTTCCACTGAGGCCGTTTTCATCATGGAAGCTTAGTTGTTCTATTCTCAGCAAGCAGTTTTTACCTGCCGTTCTGAAACTCCATGTGTCCTCCAAGTGGCCAGTTTCTTCTGAAGTTTTGGTACCTGTTAAACTGAAGCCACTAGATGAGGGGTGAGGAGAGAAAGGTTGGCCTGGAGTCACTTCTTGTGACTCTTCAGATTTCTGATCCTGTTCATCATTAAAAATATCCTGACTGAAATCTTTGATGTTTTCATAAAACCCCACTGCATCGTTTTTATTCTCTGGTTTGtgaattttctcttttacattACCATCCATTTTAAACTGGCTTTTCAATGCTGAATTTTGTTCTGTATCACAGCATTCAACTGGTTTGCCTCTCTCGGGTGTTTCCAGAGTAAGACTTGGCTCACTGGCACATTGGGTCTTCCTGATGCCCAAGTGATTATCTGCAGTTCCTGGTAGTTCCTGACTGTTGCTACTCTTAGAAACATGTTCTTCAGCACTGGAATAACTAAATAAGGGTACATACTGTCTTTGAGATACTTCAGGTTGTTCTAGTGTTTCGACAGGTAAAATTTGTGATGCATCACTATCATCAActaatttgacaaaatgttttgcttgttCATTACTGTGTTCATTATTTTGCACAGCTAGTGAGGAAAACAGATTGCCTTTTTGGATTGCACCCTCATCTTTTCCAGACAGCTCCTCACTAACTCTCTGATTTGCTTGTACTTTTATTGCTCTGTTATTATTTCCTTGTAATATTTCATCATCATTTTCAGTTTGAGAGGTTTCTTCACTAAAAAGCACATCACCTTGCACACTTTGCACTTGCTCTTCTTTGGCTGTTGAACTCTGAAACTTCAGCATGTCTGCAAAATGACTAAAAGTGAAGAAATGGATCTGTTCTTCAGCTGTGTCaggcttttcttctgtgttttttgtgtCTGAGGGATCACAAGTCTGAGGTGGGGTAGGAGAAGAAGAAATCTGATCTGGTGCAATTGATTCATGTCCCTGTTGGTTATCATATGTGTCCGTATTATAATTGATAAAGCTATTATAGATACTTGTATACCAACCTGACTGGCCATGTTTGCTTTCTGagtccttatttctctttttagcttcagtgtttttcagcagttggctttctgagaCCAAGCTTTGTTCTGAACTGTAAGGTTCAACTGGCTTTTCTTTGTCACCTCTTAGTATATCAAAAGATGTTTCTGTGTTATTTGAGGTGCTTTTGTTGTCACTAAGAGTACGCATACTTGCTGGTGTCTCCCCAGGGTTTGGCATGTTACTGTTTGAATCTGTTATTTCTTGTCCATAAATCTCTTCATCTGCCACTGCTTTAACTGTCTCCTTTGATTCTTTGTCCATGTGTGATTCTTTCTGGTCTAAAGTCTGCACCTCTTCATTCTTATTTGCTTCATCCTCTGTTTCTCTGCTTGGCTGGTCTTCCATAACAATTGTATCTTTCTCAGCATGGCCAAAATTAAGAACATTAGTTAAACCCAAATTAAACCAACTCGATTTGGATTCTtggctttcagtcttttcttcttctgtcagtAATTCTGTGGCTGCTGTTTCCTGTTCATTATTGGAATGTCCAGGCACACCAGAAACATCATGGATTTGTGgatcatttttttctgatgccAAACCAACATCCACATTCTCTTTACCAAAGTACAGAAAGTCCGTCAGTCCACCTTGAAACCAAGCAGATGCTGGGGGTTCTTGTTCTTCCTTCTCATTTGGCTCCTGTAAGTCATTTTCAGCAGTTAccaccatttttctgcctcggtatgtattttcttctaaagATTCAGTAATGGCTTTTAAGGGCTCTTCATCGTTGTTACTTCCTGTGCTGAACCATCCTGCAATCCAACTAGACTGAGTTGGAATGGCTTCTAGTGGGACATTGTTTTGCGTTTCTGGCTCTTCGGTATCatcttttctgttctcattttttctAACCGACTTTTCAGTTGCAGACTCCTCCTGAGTGGGAGATTCCTTGGAATCATTTTCAGAAATCGATTcaactctttcttccttttgcgTGGAGTCTCCTGTATGTTTTAAGAGTTCGTCTTCATGCAGCTTTGATTCTGCATCAAGTGATGAGTATTCACTGTCTTTGTTGTAATCATGTAATGTGCTgtcttcattttcaaaagtgTACTTGTCTCCATGAAGACAAAGGAAATCAGTTTCCTAAAAGAAcaatattaacttttaaaatgttttcatgtgtAATTTTCTACAGCACTGTagaaatacatacatatacagCAATAtatctttattctctttttgtgTTGTTATATGTGTAGATAACTTTACACAAAGGACTGTGAGTAATTATATTCTTCCTAATGTTTCTATATCTTTTAttagataaaaattattttagaggaCAATACACACAAATGGAGCAATAatgaaaaaagcatgttttgaatgatttgaaataaaatgtgcatCCACAGTTGAATTTCTAAGTGGATATTAAATTTTTCAATTGCTGTCGACTACATTGGAAAATATGGTGATGCTGGTTTACCTTGGTGAGCACTTCAACTTCTTCTGCGATAAAAACTTCCTCAACCTTCACAGCATCTTTTGGGAAATAtccaaaatcctttcctttctgtaaaaaatataaaaggaatgaGAGCATTTAAGCTTCAGTGATAAGTACATTAGGTGCTTGCATATACACTAGAAAAGTATGAATAAACAAGAAGCTTATAGGACTTCCCCCTACCCCCTTCATTTTGTTTGGTCAAAAGATTGGTTTACTTTTCCTTCACAAAAGTATTCCATTTgctatttcagaaagcaaatggaAGCATATTACTCCATGCcgttattttctgtattatttttatgaACGTGTGTTTGTGCAGAACCATACCAGTGGCCTTAACACTGCTTCAAATGAAGACAGTGTTGTGTGCACAGATGGTCTCAGCCAGCTCCTACTAAAATTGTCTGCAAATTTTCCATTAATTCAAGTGGGACAAAAGTCGTGCCTTAATTACCACTGACCCGTAAGTTACAAGAAAAGCAGGATATGAAATTCAGGTGTGAGGccagctgcagctgaagaggaAATGACAATGAAGATGGCAACACTACAGAAAATAAGTTGATGATAATACTCAAAAGAATCAAAGTAAGGGTCAGTCTGACAAGAAACCGACCAGTAGCTTTACATCAAACCATTGTACATAGCCTTTAATGGAGGAATACACCTTGGAAAGCAAGGAAGAGTGAGGTACCTGCAAAGATACTctcagatgaaaaaagaaagagagaatttcACTGTTAAATGAGAAATGTGACAGATcatttacaaacagaaaagtttaCCAATATGTTCTGGTTTTGAAGCACTCACACAGTTTTACTAGCAGTTGGATTTGGATCAATGCATCTATTCCTTCTTAGCTATAACATAACTACCTGGCTGTTCTAGCTACATTGTCAATTGTTCCAAATCATTAAATATGCATGATAACTTCTCTGGGAACTTTCCTTGAGCACCAAACCGTGAAGTCAGGTCCCAGTATTGGATCGCTGATTAAGCAACTGTAAAACCTTCTTACTCACAGACCTGTAGGTAGGTCCCTGACCTGATAGACCTGAATGGGAACCAGATGAAATCATTATAGCCAAATGATTAGATGAAGGAGACAGAAAACTTgggattcatagaatcatagaatggttggaattggaaaggacctttaaagatcatctagttccaaaccccctgccatgggcaggaacacctcccactagaccaggttactgaaagccccatccaacctggccttgaacacttccagggatggggcatccacaacttctccgggcaacccgttccagtgtctcag
Protein-coding sequences here:
- the MIA2 gene encoding melanoma inhibitory activity protein 2 isoform X4, translating into MSRILDQRILLLVISFLRSLQTTKVLSEWKKCGDRECETAMSRVQATTDYLGPDCRYLNFKTGEEIMVYSKLSRKNENLWTGSKGKDFGYFPKDAVKVEEVFIAEEVEVLTKETDFLCLHGDKYTFENEDSTLHDYNKDSEYSSLDAESKLHEDELLKHTGDSTQKEERVESISENDSKESPTQEESATEKSVRKNENRKDDTEEPETQNNVPLEAIPTQSSWIAGWFSTGSNNDEEPLKAITESLEENTYRGRKMVVTAENDLQEPNEKEEQEPPASAWFQGGLTDFLYFGKENVDVGLASEKNDPQIHDVSGVPGHSNNEQETAATELLTEEEKTESQESKSSWFNLGLTNVLNFGHAEKDTIVMEDQPSRETEDEANKNEEVQTLDQKESHMDKESKETVKAVADEEIYGQEITDSNSNMPNPGETPASMRTLSDNKSTSNNTETSFDILRGDKEKPVEPYSSEQSLVSESQLLKNTEAKKRNKDSESKHGQSGWYTSIYNSFINYNTDTYDNQQGHESIAPDQISSSPTPPQTCDPSDTKNTEEKPDTAEEQIHFFTFSHFADMLKFQSSTAKEEQVQSVQGDVLFSEETSQTENDDEILQGNNNRAIKVQANQRVSEELSGKDEGAIQKGNLFSSLAVQNNEHSNEQAKHFVKLVDDSDASQILPVETLEQPEVSQRQYVPLFSYSSAEEHVSKSSNSQELPGTADNHLGIRKTQCASEPSLTLETPERGKPVECCDTEQNSALKSQFKMDGNVKEKIHKPENKNDAVGFYENIKDFSQDIFNDEQDQKSEESQEVTPGQPFSPHPSSSGFSLTGTKTSEETGHLEDTWSFRTAGIGRRKLLEETPEKEHEMNAAVDSERDSDQHSKAIAIPSVHSEEKTDSSAVDSPLDVTKPFSDAIQNYVPSNGGWIYQIFLCLNALEIRESIKSVFSAVTSIIKKAVASLPEDMRPGPDLYGFPWEIVICAGIVGAFTVLLFLYRSYQSVRSRLYVGREKQLANKIAELVEEKCKTLEKLSLCKKEFEDLELSLKDDNVMKESTDTSFFEGMHEKLNKSNLELNQEIENLEKELEEEKSKQSENDNLVAENQKQVESLENDAKSIQSQIDEAKSTLKVYQINTERLKTSVQDAVDENCHLQESEKQLLQEAEGWGERFSELNEQTKMFETSKADIEEVLKNKESQVKSLTQYILKMKDWSSAIREDDDAEDNLWDTDIKGETENGEHLDDQQKRTVRKLIYAAKLNACLKTLETERDQMYSKLSDENKAKGELTERIENLQSQQASLQSENERFENEVQKLQQKLKVMTELYQENEMKLHRKLTVEERERLQKEEKLSKVDEKINHAAEELNSYRQRAKDLEEELERTIRSYQNQITSHEKKAHDNWLTARAAERHLNDIKKENAHNRQKLTEAEFKLDLLEKDPYALDVPVRPFGRGSRGPPAMYEAGNERGELSSDRLTDPHRPPSDTGSLSPPWDRERRIILPPPVEPYGDPVPPPARRQERFFPNPPNTGRLSGPAELRTYNVQSFDKTDGQTSSENSPRTEPSGNEMKDHSNLSNSLPDQSLASESEAISSGFAPPPFPPVRPPMMPVDPRAPFMRRGPPFPPPPPAGMYGPRECFPVRDFGLPHPPLPIRNPFPMRSYPHYPPQRPGFLPPLPTPPENRVEPPQSNPSAAEQTEPQQET
- the MIA2 gene encoding melanoma inhibitory activity protein 2 isoform X3 codes for the protein MSRILDQRILLLVISFLRSLQTTKVLSEWKKCGDRECETAMSRVQATTDYLGPDCRYLNFKTGEEIMVYSKLSRKNENLWTGSKGKDFGYFPKDAVKVEEVFIAEEVEVLTKETDFLCLHGDKYTFENEDSTLHDYNKDSEYSSLDAESKLHEDELLKHTGDSTQKEERVESISENDSKESPTQEESATEKSVRKNENRKDDTEEPETQNNVPLEAIPTQSSWIAGWFSTGSNNDEEPLKAITESLEENTYRGRKMVVTAENDLQEPNEKEEQEPPASAWFQGGLTDFLYFGKENVDVGLASEKNDPQIHDVSGVPGHSNNEQETAATELLTEEEKTESQESKSSWFNLGLTNVLNFGHAEKDTIVMEDQPSRETEDEANKNEEVQTLDQKESHMDKESKETVKAVADEEIYGQEITDSNSNMPNPGETPASMRTLSDNKSTSNNTETSFDILRGDKEKPVEPYSSEQSLVSESQLLKNTEAKKRNKDSESKHGQSGWYTSIYNSFINYNTDTYDNQQGHESIAPDQISSSPTPPQTCDPSDTKNTEEKPDTAEEQIHFFTFSHFADMLKFQSSTAKEEQVQSVQGDVLFSEETSQTENDDEILQGNNNRAIKVQANQRVSEELSGKDEGAIQKGNLFSSLAVQNNEHSNEQAKHFVKLVDDSDASQILPVETLEQPEVSQRQYVPLFSYSSAEEHVSKSSNSQELPGTADNHLGIRKTQCASEPSLTLETPERGKPVECCDTEQNSALKSQFKMDGNVKEKIHKPENKNDAVGFYENIKDFSQDIFNDEQDQKSEESQEVTPGQPFSPHPSSSGFSLTGTKTSEETGHLEDTWSFRTAGIGRRKLLEETPEKEHEMNAAVDSERDSDQHSKAIAIPSVHSEEKTDSSAVDSPLDVTKPFSDAIQNYVPSNGGWIYQIFLCLNALEIRESIKSVFSAVTSIIKKAVASLPEDMRPGPDLYGFPWEIVICAGIVGAFTVLLFLYRSYQSVRSRLYVGREKQLANKIAELVEEKCKTLEKLSLCKKEFEDLELSLKDDNVMKESTDTSFFEGMHEKLNKSNLELNQEIENLEKELEEEKSKQSENDNLVAENQKQVESLENDAKSIQSQIDEAKSTLKVYQINTERLKTSVQDAVDENCHLQESEKQLLQEAEGWGERFSELNEQTKMFETSKADIEEVLKNKESQVKSLTQYILKMKDWSSAIREDDDAEDNLWDTDIKGETENGEHLGTVDDQQKRTVRKLIYAAKLNACLKTLETERDQMYSKLSDENKAKGELTERIENLQSQQASLQSENERFENEVQKLQQKLKVMTELYQENEMKLHRKLTVEERERLQKEEKLSKVDEKINHAAEELNSYRQRAKDLEEELERTIRSYQNQITSHEKKAHDNWLTARAAERHLNDIKKENAHNRQKLTEAEFKLDLLEKDPYALDVPVRPFGRGSRGPPAMYEAGNERGELSSDRLTDPHRPPSDTGSLSPPWDRERRIILPPPVEPYGDPVPPPARRQERFFPNPPNTGRLSGPAELRTYNVQSFDKTDGQTSSENSPRTEPSGNEMKDHSNLSNSLPDQSLASESEAISSGFAPPPFPPVRPPMMPVDPRAPFMRRGPPFPPPPPAGMYGPRECFPVRDFGLPHPPLPIRNPFPMRSYPHYPPQRPGFLPPLPTPPENRVEPPQSNPSAAEQTEPQQET
- the MIA2 gene encoding melanoma inhibitory activity protein 2 isoform X7, which gives rise to MSRILDQRILLLVISFLRSLQTTKVLSEWKKCGDRECETAMSRVQATTDYLGPDCRYLNFKTGEEIMVYSKLSRKNENLWTGSKGKDFGYFPKDAVKVEEVFIAEEVEVLTKETDFLCLHGDKYTFENEDSTLHDYNKDSEYSSLDAESKLHEDELLKHTGDSTQKEERVESISENDSKESPTQEESATEKSVRKNENRKDDTEEPETQNNVPLEAIPTQSSWIAGWFSTGSNNDEEPLKAITESLEENTYRGRKMVVTAENDLQEPNEKEEQEPPASAWFQGGLTDFLYFGKENVDVGLASEKNDPQIHDVSGVPGHSNNEQETAATELLTEEEKTESQESKSSWFNLGLTNVLNFGHAEKDTIVMEDQPSRETEDEANKNEEVQTLDQKESHMDKESKETVKAVADEEIYGQEITDSNSNMPNPGETPASMRTLSDNKSTSNNTETSFDILRGDKEKPVEPYSSEQSLVSESQLLKNTEAKKRNKDSESKHGQSGWYTSIYNSFINYNTDTYDNQQGHESIAPDQISSSPTPPQTCDPSDTKNTEEKPDTAEEQIHFFTFSHFADMLKFQSSTAKEEQVQSVQGDVLFSEETSQTENDDEILQGNNNRAIKVQANQRVSEELSGKDEGAIQKGNLFSSLAVQNNEHSNEQAKHFVKLVDDSDASQILPVETLEQPEVSQRQYVPLFSYSSAEEHVSKSSNSQELPGTADNHLGIRKTQCASEPSLTLETPERGKPVECCDTEQNSALKSQFKMDGNVKEKIHKPENKNDAVGFYENIKDFSQDIFNDEQDQKSEESQEVTPGQPFSPHPSSSGFSLTGTKTSEETGHLEDTWSFRTAGIGRRKLLEETPEKEHEMNAAVDSERDSDQHSKAIAIPSVHSEEKTDSSAVDSPLDVTKPFSDAIQNYVPSNGGWIYQIFLCLNALEIRESIKSVFSAVTSIIKKAVASLPEDMRPGPDLYGFPWEIVICAGIVGAFTVLLFLYRSYQSVRSRLYVGREKQLANKIAELVEEKCKTLEKLSLCKKEFEDLELSLKDDNVMKESTDTSFFEGMHEKLNKSNLELNQEIENLEKELEEEKSKQSENDNLVAENQKQVESLENDAKSIQSQIDEAKSTLKVYQINTERLKTSVQDAVDENCHLQESEKQLLQEAEGWGERFSELNEQTKMFETSKADIEEVLKNKESQVKSLTQYILKMKDWSSAIREDDDAEDNLWDTDIKGETENGEHLGTVDDQQKRTVRKLIYAAKLNACLKTLETERDQMYSKLSDENKAKGELTERIENLQSQQASLQSENERFENEVQKLQQKLKVMTELYQENEMKLHRKLTVEERERLQKEEKLSKVDEKINHAAEELNSYRQRAKDLEEELERTIRSYQNQITSHEKKAHDNWETLKYLQTNTFCSFTEWSV